From a single Cytophagales bacterium WSM2-2 genomic region:
- a CDS encoding transposase, translated as MANTYSQIYIHVIFAVKGRANLIHQSWEGELYKYITGIVQNKEQKMLAINGMPDHIHFLIGMKPSCCLSDLVREVKKTSNEFIRVKRFASSPFQWQEGFGAFSYSHSSLNQVSAYILNQKEHHRKKTFREEYNGLLEKFKVEYDSKHLFEWV; from the coding sequence ATGGCAAATACTTATTCACAAATCTACATTCACGTAATTTTTGCAGTCAAAGGCCGTGCAAATCTTATTCATCAGTCCTGGGAAGGGGAATTGTACAAATACATTACTGGTATAGTACAGAATAAAGAACAAAAAATGCTCGCCATCAATGGCATGCCTGACCATATTCATTTTCTGATTGGAATGAAGCCATCTTGTTGCTTATCAGATCTTGTACGAGAAGTAAAGAAGACTTCCAATGAGTTCATACGCGTGAAACGATTCGCCTCCAGTCCTTTTCAGTGGCAAGAAGGCTTTGGTGCGTTTTCATATAGTCATTCAAGCTTAAACCAGGTGAGTGCCTATATTTTAAATCAGAAGGAACATCATCGAAAGAAAACATTTCGTGAAGAATACAATGGATTGCTGGAGAAGTTCAAGGTCGAATATGATTCTAAACATTTGTTTGAATGGGTTTGA